In Alosa sapidissima isolate fAloSap1 chromosome 11, fAloSap1.pri, whole genome shotgun sequence, a single window of DNA contains:
- the arpp19b gene encoding cAMP-regulated phosphoprotein 19b: MSTEAEEVKATEEPTTEEQQEMDDTVASPEKTEEAKLKARYPHLGAKPGGSDLLRKRLQKGQKYFDSGDYNMAKAKMKNKQLPAATTEKAEITGEHIPTPQDLPQRKTSLMASKLAG; this comes from the exons ATGTCCACAGAAGCTGAAGAAGTTAAAGCAACCGAAGAACCAACTACGGAGGAACAGCAG GAAATGGACGATACGGTAGCGAGTCCAGAGAAGACGGAGGAGGCCAAGCTGAAGGCCAGGTACCCCCACTTGGGCGCCAAACCGGGGGGTTCTGACCTGCTCCGCAAGCGGCTACAGAAGGGC CAAAAATATTTCGACTCGGGTGATTACAACATGGCCAAAGCCAAGATGAAGAACAAGCAGCTCCCTGCGGCCACCACAGAGAAGGCGGAAATCACTGGCGAACATATCCCCACCCCCCAGGACCTCCCGCAGCGCAAGACCTCCCTCATGGCCAGCAAGCTGGCTGGCTGA